CGCCGGCCATGGGGCCCAGCTTCACCGGACGCGGCATCGCTTTGTTCTCCGGTCCCACCAGGAGTACGAACTGGCCCTGCGGGCCGGAGAGTACCGCCTTCTGCGGCACGGCGATCACCTGGGAGGCCACCGCCTGAGGCAGCCGCACGCGTACGAAGGTGCCGGGCAAAAGCAGCCGCTCAGGATTGGGAAACTCCGCCTTGAGGGTGATGGAGCCGGTCGTGGGGTCCACGCTGAGATCGCTCATCAGCAGCCGCCCCTTGTGGGGATAGGCACGGCCGTCTTCCAGGATGAGCTCCACGCTGTGCGTCTTTGCGGCTTGCAGCCGGCCGTTGGCCAGCGCCTGCTTGAGGCGCAGCACTTGCGCATTGGGCTGGGTAAAGAGCACCTGCACCGGATCGAGCTGGTCGATCACCGCCAAAAGCGTGGCCTCGTTTTTGCCCACCAGCGCGCCTTCCGTCACCAGCGCCCGGCCGATGTGACCGGAAATCGGGGCCGGCACGGTGGTGTTTTCCAGATCGAGGCGGGCGCGGGCGAGCTGGGCTTGCGCCTGCTTCACCGCCGCGCGCGCGGCATCCACTTCCTGCTGGGTCACCGCCTTGTCCGGTAGCAGCGACTCCAGCCGCGTCAGATTGAGTTTTTTCACTTCCACGTCCGCCTCGGCGGCCTGGGCCGCGGTGCGATAGGTGCGGTCATCCAACTGGAACAGGGCCTGGCCGGCCTTGACCTCGCTGCCCTCGGCGAACAGTCGCTTTTCCACGATACCTTCCACCCGCGCCCGCACCTGGGCCGTGCGCACGGCGGCCACCCGCCCCGGCAGCTCCGGCGTGAGGGTGACATCGGCGCGGCCCACCTGGATCACCTCCACCTCGGGTGGCGGCATGGCGCCGCCGGGACCGCCGCCGGGACCGCCGCCGGGACCGCCGCCGG
The nucleotide sequence above comes from Thiobacter sp. AK1. Encoded proteins:
- a CDS encoding efflux RND transporter periplasmic adaptor subunit, encoding MKRFVPLMFSLLLAACGPSGKGAPHGPGGGPGGGPGGGPGGAMPPPEVEVIQVGRADVTLTPELPGRVAAVRTAQVRARVEGIVEKRLFAEGSEVKAGQALFQLDDRTYRTAAQAAEADVEVKKLNLTRLESLLPDKAVTQQEVDAARAAVKQAQAQLARARLDLENTTVPAPISGHIGRALVTEGALVGKNEATLLAVIDQLDPVQVLFTQPNAQVLRLKQALANGRLQAAKTHSVELILEDGRAYPHKGRLLMSDLSVDPTTGSITLKAEFPNPERLLLPGTFVRVRLPQAVASQVIAVPQKAVLSGPQGQFVLLVGPENKAMPRPVKLGPMAGDRFVIEEGLSGGETLIVAGVQKARPGMVVKPVVRAN